The following are encoded in a window of Primulina eburnea isolate SZY01 chromosome 4, ASM2296580v1, whole genome shotgun sequence genomic DNA:
- the LOC140830179 gene encoding uncharacterized protein: MKGVVRFSKTGKLNPRYVGPFEILEKVGTLAYRLALPPNMSRVHNVFHVSQLRKYISDPSHVLEVEPLIVESNLGEELKYEEVPIKIVDTKDQVLRRRIIPYVKVQWSNHTEREATWELEERMRDQYPYLFIDQANPSFEDETSHKEGWM; this comes from the coding sequence ATGAAAGGAGTTGTCCGATTCAGTAAAACTGGGAAGCTGAACCCTCGCTATGTGGGACCCTTTGAAATTTTGGAGAAAGTGGGCACACTAGCATACAGATTGGCGCTGCCGCCGAACATGtctagagttcataatgtgttccacgtgTCCCAACTACGAAAATACATCTCAGATCCAAGCCACGTGTTGGAAGTAGAACCGCTCATAGTCGAAAGTAACTTGGGAGAAGAGCTGAAGTACGAAGAGGTTCCCATTAAAATCGTGGACACCAAGGACCAAGTGCTGAGGCGACGAATCATTCCCTACGTCAAGGTGCAATGGTCTAACCACACTGAaagagaagccacgtgggaactaGAAGAAAGGATGAGGGACCAGTACCCGTACCTCTTCATAGACCAAGCCaacccaagtttcgaggacgaaacttctcataaggagggaTGGATGTAA